From Anopheles arabiensis isolate DONGOLA chromosome 3, AaraD3, whole genome shotgun sequence, a single genomic window includes:
- the LOC120899573 gene encoding DENN domain-containing protein 1C-like isoform X3: protein MNSRIKEDVSRLFEFWCEIAPGTGEDNSAPGQIVESFPESFKDAKVTADIPAFAYPCAFESRTIQVHSFVLTNIDSKWRFGFCRHDPKSPTAMVIITYLPWHDTFMRFLNVLADIRKNRPNEFASFLAESYNKGVPEPGACLKLHYDRASQTFLFQRPQQFQLPSIPENHNLNQYYNFVEPKFMIGIFAAMLAERRIIFVSRRLDILSSCVQAANAFLYPMVWQHIFISVLPMQMKDILAAPMPFLIGVPEAVYDTLRREEIGDVVILNCDKRTLETPFDDVKSMPQELVSSLKKQLSNQADHRGDRVSKIFLGILVQLIGGYRDAVKFNDKITFDPETFIESRPSHLRPFLDKMLDLQIFQQFIEERLDMLNTGQGFSDEFEVEYFRYAEKSGRKTKQYKDLLKNFKDKTNPAVRSAVKSVKEGGKGVKTAYKGLRSKFRETTPPKTKLDSNSSLHLHHQYDVGGHHQSAPNSPVFNKRPQTIALPDDVYHTHNPHHMLTPSSTSLHNSPHILLGSNHHHHHLHQSLPQSNGGVGSAGNSSSAGYHSASAAMTRSGSSAAGSTSHMNNNHSYANSNSNNNHMTSSSASDIRSPTLSPTSSNSSSEMNLWQEMQHHLTLFKSPAVNRNLKPTNSADGGSNGSRPSSRAGAPVSPPGGSSNALPRIQESVAVGAQPLLLGLDLEDPGGSPARPACCNNNGSGDYHDDEQANFDLSPDAPCPPIPPRRFQSAADALAAIQISPPPMSPPSSSSSNSSPYRTYNNFIPPAPKPKPPAGAPTSSPSIIDQSPPLPSPPPPPPLKAPVDSSARRNDILQLDDGEEEQLITLTTTTATVGGHGATGGTATTTTTTTSMSMTFGQPAVRKPEPSPTANSTLHSNHILPPLLPQAQQQQQQQIVQPSVAGKTPPLQHAYTLPYPPKAQAPQPPQRPPLAPKPTFRKEMRVKIERKLSMQAVAKQDV from the exons ATGAACTCCCGAATCAA GGAGGATGTCAGCCGACTGTTTGAGTTCTGGTGCGAGATTGCTCCGGGTACGGGGGAGGACAACAGTGCGCCCGGCCAGATCGTGGAAAGCTTCCCGGAGTCGTTCAAGGATGCGAAGGTTACGGCCGACATTCCGGCGTTCGCGTATCCGTGCGCCTTCGAAAG TCGAACCATTCAAGTGCACTCGTTCGTGCTGACCAACATCGACTCGAAATGGCGGTTTGGGTTCTGCCGGCACGATCCAAAATCACCCACGGCGATGGTGATCATCACGTACCTGCCGTGGCACGATACGTTCATGCGCTTCCTGAACGTGCTGGCCGACATCCGGAAGAACCGCCCGAACGAGTTTGCCTCGTTTCTCGCCGAATCGTACAACAAGGGCGTTCCGGAGCCGGGCGCCTGCCTGAAGCTGCACTACGATCGCGCCTCCCAAACGTTCCTGTTCCAAAGACCTCAGCAGTTTCAGCTTCCCAGTATTCCGGAGAAC CACAATCTCAACCAATACTACAACTTTGTGGAACCAAAATTTATGATAGGAATATTTGCCGCCATGCTGGCAGAGCGGCGCATCATCTTCGTTTCGCGCCGGCTCGACATCCTGTCGTCGTGCGTGCAGGCGGCGAACGCTTTCCTCTATCCGATGGTCTGGCAGCACATATTCATATCGGTGCTGCCGATGCAGATGAAGGACATACTGGCCGCGCCGATGCCGTTCCTGATCGGCGTACCGGAGGCGGTGTACGACACGCTGCGAAGGGAGGAAATCGGTGACGTCGTCATACTGAACTGTGATAAACGAACGCTGGAAACACCGTTCGACGATGTGAAAAGTATGCCCCAGGAATTGGTCAGCTCGCTGAAGAAGCAGCTGTCCAATCAGGCCGATCATCGGGGCGATCGGGTTTCAAAGATATTTCTAG gtATTCTAGTGCAATTAATTGGTGGGTATCGGGACGCTGTAAAGTTTAATGATAAAATTACCTTCGATCCGGAGACTTTCATCGAGTCGCGACCGTCGCATCTACGGCCATTTTTGGATAAGATGTTGGATTTGCAGATTTTTCAACAG TTTATCGAAGAACGCTTGGATATGCTGAACACTGGGCAGGGATTTTCGGACGAGTTCGAGGTAGAGTACTTCCGGTACGCGGAAAAGTCAGGCCGCAAGACGAAACAGTACAAGGATCTGCTGAAAAACTTCAAGGACAAG ACTAATCCAGCTGTACGTTCGGCGGTCAAATCG GTCAAGGAAGGTGGCAAAGGCGTCAAAACCGCATACAAAGGCTTGCGGTCGAAATTTCGCGAAACGACACCACCGAAGACGAAGCtcgacagcaacagcagcttgcACCTGCATCACCAGTACGACGTCGGTGGCCACCATCAGTCCGCACCGAACTCGCCCGTCTTTAACAAGCGGCCGCAGACGATCGCCCTGCCCGACGACGTGTACCACACGCACAACCCGCACCATATGCTGACACCTTCGTCCACCTCACTGCACAACTCGCCACATATCCTGCTGGGCAgcaatcatcaccatcaccatctgcACCAGTCGCTTCCGCAGAGCAATGGCGGTGTCGGCAGCGCGGGCAACAGTAGCAGTGCTGGGTATCACAGTGCGTCGGCCGCGATGACCCGCAGTGGCAGCAGTGCTGCTGGCAGCACCAGCCACATGAACAACAATCACAGCTATGCgaatagcaacagcaacaacaaccacatgaccagcagcagcgcgagCGACATCCGCAGCCCGACGCTCAGCCCGACCAGCTCGAACTCATCGTCCGAGATGAACCTGTGGCAGGAGATGCAGCACCATCTGACGCTGTTCAAATCGCCCGCCGTTAATCGGAAT CTCAAGCCGACGAACAGTGCGGACGGCGGCAGCAACGGCAGCCGGCCATCGTCCCGGGCGGGCGCACCGGTCAGCCCGCCGGGCGGAAGCAGCAACGCGCTACCTCGCATACAGGAGTCGGTGGCAGTCGGTGcgcagccgctgctgctgggcctAGATCTGGAGGATCCGGGCGGATCTCCGGCGCGGCCCGCCTGCTGCAACAACAATGGCAGCGGCGACTACCACGACGACGAGCAGGCTAACTTCGACCTGTCGCCGGACGCACCGTGTCCGCCGATACCGCCCAGGCGCTTCCAATCGGCGGCCGACGCGCTGGCCGCCATTCAGATCTCTCCCCCGCCAATGTCACCTCCGTCGTCTTCCTCGTCGAACTCGTCGCCCTACCGTACCTACAACAACTTCATACCTCCCGCACCAAAGCCAAAGCCCCCGGCGGGCGCTCCCACCTCTTCCCCCTCAATCATCGACCAGTCACCTCCCTTACCTTCTCCTCCGCCTCCACCGCCCCTGAAGGCGCCGGTGGATTCGTCCGCCCGGCGCAACGATATCCTCCAGCTCGACGACGGCGAGGAGGAGCAGCTGATTACACTGACCACGACTACGGCGACAGTCGGTGGGCATGGGGCGACGGGCGGTACTGCGACTACCACCACTACGACCACCAGTATGTCCATGACGTTCGGTCAGCCAGCGGTTCGCAAGCCGGAGCCCTCTCCCACGGCCAATAGCACGTTGCATAGCAATCACATCCTACCGCCACTGCTGCCCCaagcgcaacagcagcaacagcaacagatcGTACAGCCATCAGTGGCCGGCAAAACGCCACCCCTGCAGCATGCCTATACCTTGCCATATCCACCGAAAGCGCAAGCGCCGCAGCCACCGCAACGGCCACCGCTTGCTCCGAAGCCCACCTTCCGCAAAGAG ATGCGGGTTAAGATCGAACGTAAGCTAAGCATGCAAGCGGTGGCAAAACAGGATGTTTAA